One genomic region from Nocardia vinacea encodes:
- a CDS encoding SDR family oxidoreductase, which yields MPFDDYRTALVTGANTGMGAAITETLAKRGLTVYGVARDAARLDEVAARTGMIPLAVDVTDTAALTSAVGHLEIDILVNNAGVSATGNILDAAPESVDAMVDVNLRAVLHLCRLLMPGMVERDLGHVVNISSIAGLYNFYGHTAYHATKAAIHQISRQLRNDVIGKRVRVTEICPGRVETEIFGRNLGGTPEAMREAWETYYEGYESITTKDIADTIEFAIDAPRHVNLGLIEITPTFQVPGGLEFVRRQDGGRHYR from the coding sequence ATGCCTTTCGACGACTACCGAACCGCCCTCGTCACCGGAGCCAATACCGGTATGGGAGCCGCGATCACCGAGACGCTCGCCAAGCGTGGCCTCACCGTGTATGGCGTCGCCCGCGACGCCGCACGGCTCGACGAGGTGGCCGCACGGACCGGGATGATCCCGCTCGCTGTCGATGTCACCGATACCGCCGCACTCACCAGTGCGGTCGGCCACCTCGAAATCGACATCCTGGTCAACAATGCCGGGGTATCGGCCACCGGGAATATCCTCGACGCAGCACCGGAATCGGTCGATGCCATGGTCGATGTCAATCTCCGTGCCGTGCTGCATCTGTGTCGGCTGCTGATGCCGGGCATGGTCGAACGAGACCTCGGCCATGTCGTCAATATCAGCTCCATCGCGGGTCTGTACAACTTCTACGGCCACACGGCCTATCACGCGACAAAGGCCGCGATCCACCAGATCTCGCGCCAGCTCCGCAATGATGTCATCGGCAAGCGTGTCCGAGTCACCGAGATCTGCCCCGGCCGGGTGGAGACCGAAATCTTCGGACGCAATCTCGGCGGCACACCCGAGGCGATGCGGGAGGCCTGGGAGACCTATTACGAAGGCTACGAATCCATTACGACGAAAGACATCGCCGACACCATCGAGTTCGCGATCGACGCGCCGCGGCATGTGAACCTGGGCCTGATCGAGATCACGCCGACGTTCCAGGTGCCAGGTGGGCTCGAGTTCGTCCGGCGCCAGGATGGAGGTCGCCACTACCGATGA